The stretch of DNA AATCCCATCCACGGATGATGCCCAAACGAGCACTAATCGGATTAATCTTTTGTCCCATGTTTTTTCTAATTAGTTTTTAGTTAGCACTGTTTTTACTGTCTACAACTAACGTTACGTGGTTTGAACGCTTTCTGATACGGTAACCGCGACCTTGAGGTGCAGGACGTAAACGTTTCAACTGACGGCCTCCGTCAACGAAAACAGTTTTTACATACAACTCAGCGTCTTCAATGCGAACACCTTCATTTTTTGCCGCCCAGTTAGCTACAGCAGATAATAAAAGTTTCTCAACTCTTACTGAAGCTTCCTTGGTGTTATATTTCAAAATATGTAAAGCATGTTCTACCTTTTGACCTCTGATCAGGTCAACTACCAAACGCATCTTACGAGGCGAGGTAGGGCAATCATTTAATTTTGCTACTGCTTCCATTTTTTATTATTTCTTTTTATCGCTTCCATGACCACGGAATGTACGTGTAGGAGCAAATTCACCTAATTTGTGTCCAACCATGTTTTCGGTTACGTACACAGGAATAAATTTATTACCGTTGTGTACTGCGAATGTATGACCTACGAAGTCTGGAGAGATCATTGATCTGCGAGACCAGGTCTTAATAACCGATTTTTTACCTGCTTCATTTTGAGAAAGCACTTTGCTTTCCAAGTGATGAGCGATATATGGACCTTTTTTAATTGAACGAGCCATTATTTTTTCCTTCTTTCAATAATGTAACGATTCGATGCTTTTTTCTTTTCGCGGGTTTTGAAACCTTTCGCTAATAAACCTTTGCGTGAGCGAGGGTGGCCTCCTGAGGCTCTACCTTCACCACCACCCATAGGGTGATCAACAGGGTTCATTGCAACACCACGTACGCGAGGACGTTTACCAACCCAACGATTACGACCAGCTTTACCTTTTCTTTCAAGCTGATGATCTGAGTTAGATACTGCGCCGATTGTAGCTAAACAAGTTAACAAAATCATACGAGTTTCTCCTGAAGGCATTTTGACAACGGCATATTTACCGTCACGAGCTGCCAACTGAGCATATGATCCTGCTGAACGAGCTAACGTTCCGCCTTGTCCAGGGTGTAATTCGATGTTATGAATTACTGAACCTAAAGGAATATTTTTTAATGGTAATGCATTACCGATTTCCGGTGCTGCACTCTCTCCCGATACAACTTTTTGTCCGGCTTTTAAGCCTTCAGGAGCGATAATATAACGTTTCTCACCATCAGCATAGTGCAATAATGCGATAAATGCTGTACGGTTAGGATCGTATTCAATTGAAGCTACTGTAGCAGGGATTTCAGCTTTATTACGCTTGAAATCAATGATACGATAGGCTTTTTTATGACCACCACCGATGTAGCGCATAGTCATTTTACCATCGTGGTTACGACCACCAGATTTTTTAATACTGGTTACCAGTGACTTTTCAGGTTTGTTGGTAGTGATTTCAGAGAAATCAGCACCAATTCTGAAACGAGTTCCTGGAGTAATTGGTTTATATCTTTTAATAGCCATTTCTCAAATCAATTAAACTGTTCCGTAAAAATCGATGGTTTCGCCTTTAGCTACTGTTACCACCGCTTTCTTGTATGACGGGGTTCTACCCACTACAAAGCCACGTTTTGTACCACGCGATTTAACTTTACCGCTATAACGCATTGTGTTTACTGATTCAACAGTAACACCGTACATTTTCTGAATGGCGTCTTTAATCTGTATTTTGTTGGCATTTTTGTCGACAACAAAAACGAAGCGATTTAACTTTTCAGTTAAGCCCGCAACTTTTTCTGTCAATACCGGTTTTTTTAAGATTTCCATTGTTACTGTTACTTAGCAAATGACTCTTCGATAGTTTTAACTGAACTCGTAGTAAGCAAAAGCTTCGAAGCATTCAATAAAGCGTAAGTGCTCAATTCAGAAGCGGTGATTACTTTTGCTTTCGGTAAATTACGGCTTGATAAGTAAACGTTTTTGTTAGCATCAGCAATAACTAATAAAGTTTTAGTGTTTGCTAATTTTAAACCGCTTACTAAGCTTGAGTAATTTTTAGTTTTAGGAGTATCGAAAGAAAAATCTTCTAAAACCACGATGTTACTTTCAATAGCTTTGTAAGTCAATGCTGACTGACGAGCTAAAGATTTGAGTTTTTTGTTTAGCTTAAAGCTATAGTCACGAGGTTGTGGACCAAAAATACGACCTCCACCACGGAACAACGGGTTTTTGATGCTACCTTTACGAGAACCACCGGTACCTTTTTGCTTATGAAGCTTGCGGGTAGAACCTGAGATTTCGTTACGTTGTTTCGATTTGTGAGTACCTTGACGTTGGTTAGCTAAATATTGCTTAACGTCTAAGTAAATAGCATGGTCATTAGGCTCGATGCCGAATATATTGTCAGCAAGAGTAACGGTCTTGCCTGTTTCTTTTCCTGTAATATCTACTACTTTTACTTCCATGGCTATTTCTCCAAAATTACATAAGAACCTTTAGCACCAGGAACTGATCCGCTGATAACTAATAAATTCTGCTCAGTGAACACTTTTAAAACTTGTAAGTTTTGAATTTTCACGCGGTTACCACCCATACGACCAGCCATACGCATACCTTTGAATACACGTGAAGGCCATGAAGATGCACCTAATGAACCAGGAGCTCTCAAACGGTTGTGCTGACCGTGAGTTTGGCCACCTACCCCTGAGAAACCATGACGTTTAACTACGCCTTGGAAACCTTTACCTTTTGAAGTACCTACAACTTCTACGTAGTCGCCTTCTGCGAAAAGGTCTACGGAAATTACTTCACCCAATGCTTTCTCTTCTTCAAAGTGCTTGAATTCCACCAGCTTACGCTTAGGAGAGGTATTAGCCTTTTTGAAGTGACCTAACAACTGTTTAGAAGTGTTTTTCTCCTTCTTCTCGTCGTAGGCCAACTGGATCGCTGAGTATCCGTCTTTTTCTAAAGTTTTTACTTGCGTAACTACGCAAGGACCAGCTTCGATAACTGTGCATGGAATGTTTTTTCCATCGGCACCGAAGATGCTGGTCATTCCAACTTTCTTACCTATAATACCAGACATTCTAAAAATTGATTAATTAATTAATTTTTCTCTCTCCTTTATTGCTTCTGCTTCACAAACTGCAAACATTTTGGTTTTTAGAATGTTACACTTCACGCGTTAAAGGACCGCAAAGGTAGAAAACTGTTATCTAATTTCAAAGAGTTAATCAATTAATTTTCAATATTTTTTATCATTCAAATAAGTCCACTTTCTGTTCTTGATTTTCATTCCTGAAAAATGAAAGTCCCGGATATTTCTACCCGGGACTTCGATCCCAAAATGAATGAATAGATAATTATTCAATTATTATTTTCATTATTTACCCATGCTAAACAATAATGAAATATCGTGAGCTCCTGTATTTAATCCGGTCTCTCTTCCTATACTAAAGTTATAGGCATATCCAACTTTTAAAAATTGATTATTCTTGCCAGTATTTAATTTAAACCTGATCATTGGTCGAAATGATGATTGACCATTCCCGTTTTCATCTGTTGTTACATTCTTAATTTCACTCAGATAACGGTAACCAATCCCTGCATCAATTCCTTCCGTTAATGTTGCCATAACATTGAGATCATATGCATTCATTCCTTTAAATGTTTTCATTATTAATAGGCCCGATTCAAGCTTATTGACATCATTAAGTCGAATCTCTCCCCCTCCTATTATATACATACTGATCTTCCTAAACATTGGAGGTATTTGATTTTCGAGATCTTGCTTATTGGTGTAAAAGGATAATATATTGTCAAAGGAAACCCCAACATAGTAGTTATTATTGAAGGTGGCACTAAGTCCATAGCGCGCATTCATTTTAGAGCTATAAATGTTTTGCTTTTCTAAAGGATCATTGGGATTTACTGTTGTTAGGTCGGCCAGATTAATTTGAAATTGCTGTAAACCCAAACTTAATCCTGACGATAAACCAACTTTTTCCGAAACCTGAAGATGATAGGCATAATTAATATATGCAGTAGTATAATGATCATTTCCAAATACCATACTCATAACATTTACTCCTATTCCTGATTTAATTTTAGATAGGTAGAAATTTCCTGCTGCATTAATATTATATGATTTACCCGGATTCTGACTTATTTCTTTTAGCTGGAAGTTCGCACTAGCAGCGATCAATCCACTGCTTCCTGAAAAAGCTGGATTAACATAGGTTTTATCAAATAAGTACTGGCTCCCTTGCATTTCCACTTGTGCAAAAGCCGGCATAGTAAAACTTAACAGTATTACTGTTATCCTTACTGTGCTATTATATATAGTTTTCATAATAATTTTTAAGGTTTAATAAATCAACAATCACCCATTCAAGTTTTGCTGATTTAGTTTTTAATAAACAATTGTTATATATCCCTTAAATACCTGTTCAACTCCATCCTTGCCTTTAACCTTAAGAATGTAGCCATATGAACCCATTGGTAAATTATCGCCAGTCCAATCATTCTGATAATTATCCTTCTTAAAAATCTGGTTATAGGCTTTATTAAAAATGATTAAGGTATTAGATGCATAAAACTCATTCACTCCAACAATTTCAAACAGATCATTTATGCCATCTCCATTTGGAGTAAACAAAGAAGGTATCAATAGCTTAGCACTATTTGATCGGTTATCAATCACCCTTAGTGATTGAGGTTTCAGTGAGTTATTACTAAGGTTTACATCATTATTAACAACTATATTTCCTTTACCGAGGTATGTATCACCTATCTTGTTCGCCTTCAACACTAGAATGATCTCCTGTTCAGCCTCTGCTTCTAATTTTGCCAGTTGAATCTCCATAACATTCTCGACATCGTTAAAAGAGGTATTAGCAAATGAAGACGATATGTAATTAATGCTTGCGTCAAGTGTATCTTTCAAGATTGCATTAACAGCTAGATCTTTACCTACATTTTTAATCCTAATGATGTAGTTAAAGTTTTCACCCTTATTTACTTCCGAAGATTCAACTATATTTTCCACCTTCAAATCTGCATTTCCTTCTAATACTAATATTACAGGATGGTCAATATTTCCGGTGATTTGATCTCCTTGCTGTTTTAGAGGTTCTTCTACTTTGGCTGTGTACTCTTTCTTTTCCACTTTATCATAAACCTTAATTTCCACTGTTTTGCCATCATCTGTTTTATCACCATTCACCGGAATAAATCCAACCGATTTTCCATCCGGCAGCACAACTTGGTTTACAATATTTACCAGTTTATTTTCTACATATACATAAGTTTCATAGCGGTTGTTGGTGTTGTTTATAATCTGTCCACCTTGATTTATCACCGAGGTAACCGACATGTTATTTTCATAATTAACCGTATTTACCGATGTATTTTGATAAACTGTACTGGTAACTGTTGTATTGTTATTATTGATGATCGTTGGCGCTGCTGGATTATAAACTGGGGCCGTCTGGATATTTCCTTGATCTTCGCCTGGATTTGGAGCATATGGAATAACTGGAATAGTAAAGGTGTCGGTTCCACTGTAAATCTTGTACCCTTTGCCTGGTCGTAAATATTTCAAACTACCCGACCATGTTTTGGTTACCGCATTATATTGAGCAAATTCCTCCTGACTAACTACCTTTAATCCGTCTGATGGGTTAAAATTTTTCAAGTATGTACCCAATTCCATATTTATAGCCATAGGATATCCTGTCCAGTTCCAACCTTTATTTAATACCACGTTGGCCGGTTGAGTCATGAAATTACCCAGCACTCGTAATGTATCAGGTTTAGCTACATAAATCATATAACTATTATATAAGTTGATTTTATCGAACGTTCCAACCCAACCTAATTTTGATGAATACTGACTGTATGTATTATTATTGCTGAGTGTTTTAATAATATCACCTTCTGTGGGCTTCAATGAGCTTAAAATCTTTTTCAAACTCATATCCGAGTTCTCCACATTTAATGAAATCCAGGTCCAACCTTTCTTTAAAGGAATTGTTTGAATTACGCCTTCCGGATGTAGAATGATGGGGTTTGTTAAATTACCTATTGTACCATTGGCCACAAAGGAAAGTAGTTCCTTGCCTTGATACTCAACTCCTGGGTAAGCATCCCAAAAACGAATAGTTAGCTCCTCTCCTGCTGTATTCGAATAAGCAGTAATATACGCGATGTATTTATTTGCATCGCTATCATATTCTATAGGTGCGATGCCTCTACATTCATTTCCTACGAAAACACCTATTTTGTCTCTAATGTCTTTTGAAGTAAGCGTATCAGTTTGATTAAGACTAAACTGGGCAGTCACGGCCATATTGTATTTGAACGCGGAAGGATTCACCGTCCAGACAGGGGGAGTTTTCGAAACATTTACTTTTACATACAGGAACTGTCTTTTACCATCAATTAATGCAATAACTGTATCTGCATAAGTTCCGGTATTAAGATTTTTGTTCAACTCAAAGTCGATGTTTTCCTGACCCTGTGCCACAATTTTGCTTGATTTAATTGTTGGACGCAGCCATTCGGGGTATTTAATTAATGAAAAGTTTTGGGGTGTGCCCGATTTGTTTATCAACTTAGCTCCAAAACTAGTTTGCTGGTTTTCTATTGCATTGATTGTAATGTTAGCGGGCGACCAATAAACAGGACTTAAATTGACTACAAAGCTCCAGCTTATGCTGTCTGCCACTTTATTTCCTATTACATCGGTTAAATTCTTAATGGTTGCAATCAGTTCAACATTTTCATAATCGTTAATTGCATTGGCGGGAATAGTCCTGATCTCAAAGTTTTTACCGTCACTTAAAAAAGTAGCAGGAATAAGCTGACCATTATCTTTACGCTTCAGTGTGACCTTCACCGGATTTGAAATATCTGCATACACGATATCTTTATTAAAGGTTATTCCGATAATATCGGCTACCGTTAATATTCCATTCTTCGGACTTGGTACACCAAATGCTACGGCCGACTTTCGATCTATTTTGCCCTTATACACTGGTGAATAATTTACATCCACACCCTGGCAAATAGCGATTGCTCTTAGCTCATAATTACCATCCGGCAATCCGCTAACATCGAATGTATAATCATAATACTTGTCTTTTAAATTAGCTTTAGGAACAGTAATAACAGTTTGCCATAATCCATTTTCATAATCAGTATTTATTTTGCGGTACTGCAAACCCACGGTGGTAAGTGGCGATGATTCTGAGGCATCATACTTACTAAAGGCAACAAATAATTGATTATTGTTTGACTGATTTACCACCCAATTATCTCCAGGCACAAAGAGATCAACATCACTGCATCTATTTTGGAAATAGGCGTTAAATTTAACTTTTGGTTTAGCTAGTGTATCAAATTCTGAAATATCATCTAAGGTGTTATCACAAGTTGAGAAAATTACCAATGTTAGATTTTCATAAGTGCTTGTTAACGGACCTCTATACACCTCAACAGGAAGTTTAAAGCTTTTGCCTGTTGGAATATAATAAGTAGCTGCCTTATTGGTTACATCCTGACCACCCACTAAAACTTTTGCTCCATCCAGATTAGATAATGGATCTAATTTAATGGCATACTCAACAGTTTCATCACTTTCGCTTCTGTTAGAAATTAGAATTTCAAATTTCGCAGGTTTATCAGAAGGAACATTTCGCTGTTCACTCACACCGGCAATTTGCATTGCAGGTAAATGCCTGAACTGCGTATTATTTTCATGAGGACAGCTTGAAGAGCCCGAAACGGTTTTAAAAACAGGGGTTCCATAAACCTGATCCTCTGCTAATCCTACTGAGAAGAAATCACCTATATCATTATCTTCTAAATGATAACTGGTTGTGGTGCTGGTGGTAGTACTGTTTTCCTTATTCTTGCTATGGTTAAACCTAAAAGTGACTAACCCTCCGGCATTAGTTTCATTTGCCTCACCTCCATGCATTGAAATACCTACTTTAACATATCCATTAAGGTAAACTGAAACTTCATCAAACGTTGTAGTATCAGCATCAATGCTTATCGTATTATCATAGATCGCACCAGAACTAAAAGAAATATTACCTCCAACAACACCCTTCACCCCATCAGGCAGTTTTCGATCCTTAGCATTTTTTCTGTTTGCTTCATTTTTTACTAAGGCGGACTTCCAGGCATCAATATTAGCTTTATACTCCAACTGCTGTTGGTTCATTTTCTCCAACACTTCATTACTAATACTGTTGTCTCCACTTTTCACTTTCTGGTAAGCTACATCATAATCTGATTTTGAAATACTATAAAGCGTACTCAGTTGTGCCAGTAAAGTATTTTTAATATGTTTCTCGGTGTATAAGAAAGTGGTATTGAAACCATCATTATTTACAGCTAATGAGGTATCTCTATCCATATCTTGTTTGGATTCATTGTAGTATAACTTATCCGTTAAAGCATAAGTCATATTAAGAGAGGCACCCACATATAAATCACCTTCATTGCCAACCAATGTTTCCTCTCCTGAAGTAGAGAAATCTTCCGTAAACGTAATTGTTCTATTAGTAGTAGTGCCTGAGTTTTTGTCGGCCCCCGCTTCTACTTCACTCTGTATCTGTATAGCTGCTCCTATTTTACCAATAATAGGTAACACCACCCCTTTACCAGTTTTTACATCAGCATAAGCTCCTCCCCCTGCTCCACCGCCATACTGAGTAGTGCTTGTGGTTGAAATGGTTGTCCCTTTAGATATTTTTGAAAAGGATTTATCTCCCGGAGGATCATGTAATACAAAGAATGGTATTTCAGGAGTTTTTGTAACAAAAGTTTCTCGTCGGGGTCTTTCACCTTCAACAACAGCTTTTACAATAACACTTGTTTGTCGGCCTCCAACCTTACCTACAAATTGAATTGATTTTTCATAAGGAGCTTCTAATACAGGTTGTCCGACTTTGACAAAGTACTTTACAAACCCAGAATCCATTTTTAACTCCTGGCGATCAGTACTATCAGAAATAGCATCATAAATATATACGGTACCGGTATCAAGTGCACAATTGTATTGAACGCCATCATACTCATAAGTTTCTCTTATTTTAATGTTTACCGGGTACTTATCATTTTGAGCCACTAAAAATTTATCCTGACCAGTTGGCCTGAATTTCTTTTTCTCAGAGAAGATGTCATTACCGTTATTTAATAGAACCTCAAGGTCTTTATGATAAATAAAATCAGCTTGTCTAATTACTGCTTTTCCATCAATGGTATCTCTTTTTCCTAAATCTGCACTTTGTACATTGTACTCACGTGTAAAATATTCAAGCTTATTGCTATTAATCCCATTGAGCTCCCTTACCTCTACTACCTGAACATTAAACTGGGTTGCAGGTAAAATTAAAGAGGTTATGCCCGGTTCCTTTTGGCCGAATGTAGTTCCTCTCGAAAAGGCTTTTGAACTAATCTTAATGGGTTTTCCATAAATCAGCTTATCTCCTGTAGGTGTTACACCAGCAACTGCGGAAGTCAACTTTACCAACGCATACTCACCAATAAAGGCATCACAACTTGCTGCTACATGTATATTTAAGGTATCTGTTGTTAAATCTTCAAAGTCAACTCCATTAACCAAACTATAAACGCTTACTCTTTTACTGCTTACTATTTCTCCAACTGCTTTTATAGTATGATTCTTAAACTTTGCTTCAACTGTATAAACACCTCCATTTATAATTGTAGTGCTATAGCTACCATCAGGACTGGTTTTTGTTTGCGTATTTTTACCATCTACCCATATTTCTGCATCCTTCAATGGAAGTTTAATACTTACTCCATTTGAATCTATCAAACTCGAAAAATAAACCTTTCCACTAATTGCAAAGGAAGCTGTGTCAGAGAAATTTACCTGGCTTTGATTAAAGTTATCAATATCTAGTTTACGAATTAGGCTGTCCGGATCAAACCGAGGCTTATCGTAACCAGGCATTTTAGGTTTTACAATATATTCAGCAGATGCTGCAAAAAAGATATTGCTAATTTCATAATAGCCATCAGCCCCTGATGTTGTTGTATAAGAATAGGTTTGAGCTGTTTCTTTATCAGACAAGTTGGTTTTAGAGGTTACTGTAATTTCTACTCCTGGTACACCACCATTAGTCTTTCCTTTAACATAACCGCTTATTTTCCCTTTGGGTAAACTTCTCCCCTTGGCAATATTGGATGTCCAGTTGTTAACATCAATTGCTGGTGTATTAGGATCTTCATCCTCAATTAAACCCAAGCGATAGGAATAATACATGCCTGGCATAACATCCGGATCATTATAAGTTTTTGTTGTTTTAGTAAGCTCAGTTATTACTTCACCATCCCTAAAAATAGCAATGCGCTCTAATCCCTTAATACTACTTAGCGTTGGCCATGTTAACTTTATTCTACCAACATCTGTTTGGGTTGCCGTTAACTGAAATGATTGGGAAGAGATTGTTGTAGAAACAGCATCTGAAACATCTCTAATCCAATCTCCGGGAGCATTAGGACCAACAATTGTTTGAACCGTATAAGAATAACCCATCCCTGGCAAAATCCCGGTGTCAACAAACTCAACAGATCCACCACTCGCTCTGGCAATCTCGGTTCCATTACGCTTAATGAGGTATTGGATGTTATTGTTATCGATAGACGTACCTTTATTCCAAGTCAGTTTAACGGAATAATTTGGTGAAGTTTGAAAGGAAGCTAACAGGTTGACTGGCGCTTTGATTTTAGCGGTTGTTCCCGAAAAAGATGAATACCCCCAATGCAAATTACAACCGGTAGAGTTACTTCCGGTTTCGTATTTGAAAACGATTGTATACGGCATACTTGGGCCTAATTGTATAGCCCCGTTTCCGGCTCCGGCAGAAGCAGAACTTAATGAACCACTATCAAAACCGGCCCATCCGGGAGACGTTCCAGACCAAGTTTTCAAAATGTGACTGTTCTCACTATCTACATTATCACACCACACCTTACCGTCGGTATCGTAACGCGCAAAGCCCCACCAGTTGAAGTGAAAATATTGATCATCTACAGAGCTCGACATTTTACCCTGAATATTCAGGTCACCTTGAGCTAATGTTTTCTGATTTGTTGCGAAAAGCAGTAACATAAGTAAAGGAAGAAAACGAAATAGTCGCTTCCTTAATTGAAACCGTTTAAGGCAATTACAATTTTTAAGTAAATGTGCAATCATAGTTTAAGTGGTGAATGATTTAGATTGAATAGTATATAGAACCACCAACAAGGCCTATAAACCAAACCCAAACCTAATCATCACTACTTCTTAACTATTAACAATGTATGTGAAAGGAATACTTTAGCATGTGAACAGCAAAATTATTGCTGTAAAGAATAATGATTAACCTTACTTTTTAAGTATCTTATAGAGAGGAATGATTAACGAAAATCAAAACATTTGAAAAATTCATCTTTATAATTTCTACCTAATGGAACCTCATTTTTCCCAATATTTAAGAAGACATCATTAAATGTGGTTAAATGATCGAGATTTACTGCATAGGATCGATGGACACGAATAAGTCCGGGCATTTCAAGTTTCTCAAGAATAGCATTTAATGATAAACGAAGCGAATATTGCTTATCGACAGTATATATATTGGTGTAGTTATTTTCAGCTTCCAGATAGTATATGTCTTCGAGTTTAATCTTTAAAAAACGATAATTCTGTTTAATAAAAACATGTCCATTAAAATGCAAGATAGATTCTTTCCCGCTCTGCTCCTTTTCTTTGCCTTGCAGCGTAAAAACAGGAGTTGAATCCACCTCTTTCCGAACTGCAAAATTATTGAGAGCCATCTCAATTGCTATTCTCAGGTTTGCAATTTGAAAAGGTTTTACCAAATAGGCTGATGGGAAGGTTTCCTTAGCTCGCTCAATAGTCGCTGCATCCGTAAATGCAGTTAAATAAATAAACGGAACTTCTCGCATTGATAAAATTCTCTTTATTGTTTCGATGCCGTCACAATCACCTTTAATACTCACATCCATTAATAAAAGGTCAACCGCATTATTTTTGAATATTGATAATGCTTCATCTGCATTATCGGCAACTCCGGCAATTGTAAAGCCCTCCAACAATAGTTTCTCTTCCAAATCCATCGCAAGAATGGCCTCGTCTTCCACTATCATTACATTAATATTGTCTTTCATAAGAATGATAAATGAGGAGAGCTTAATAGAAATAAATGATATTTAAATATTTTTACAATTGCGAAAATAAATA from Solitalea canadensis DSM 3403 encodes:
- a CDS encoding T9SS type B sorting domain-containing protein encodes the protein MLLLFATNQKTLAQGDLNIQGKMSSSVDDQYFHFNWWGFARYDTDGKVWCDNVDSENSHILKTWSGTSPGWAGFDSGSLSSASAGAGNGAIQLGPSMPYTIVFKYETGSNSTGCNLHWGYSSFSGTTAKIKAPVNLLASFQTSPNYSVKLTWNKGTSIDNNNIQYLIKRNGTEIARASGGSVEFVDTGILPGMGYSYTVQTIVGPNAPGDWIRDVSDAVSTTISSQSFQLTATQTDVGRIKLTWPTLSSIKGLERIAIFRDGEVITELTKTTKTYNDPDVMPGMYYSYRLGLIEDEDPNTPAIDVNNWTSNIAKGRSLPKGKISGYVKGKTNGGVPGVEITVTSKTNLSDKETAQTYSYTTTSGADGYYEISNIFFAASAEYIVKPKMPGYDKPRFDPDSLIRKLDIDNFNQSQVNFSDTASFAISGKVYFSSLIDSNGVSIKLPLKDAEIWVDGKNTQTKTSPDGSYSTTIINGGVYTVEAKFKNHTIKAVGEIVSSKRVSVYSLVNGVDFEDLTTDTLNIHVAASCDAFIGEYALVKLTSAVAGVTPTGDKLIYGKPIKISSKAFSRGTTFGQKEPGITSLILPATQFNVQVVEVRELNGINSNKLEYFTREYNVQSADLGKRDTIDGKAVIRQADFIYHKDLEVLLNNGNDIFSEKKKFRPTGQDKFLVAQNDKYPVNIKIRETYEYDGVQYNCALDTGTVYIYDAISDSTDRQELKMDSGFVKYFVKVGQPVLEAPYEKSIQFVGKVGGRQTSVIVKAVVEGERPRRETFVTKTPEIPFFVLHDPPGDKSFSKISKGTTISTTSTTQYGGGAGGGAYADVKTGKGVVLPIIGKIGAAIQIQSEVEAGADKNSGTTTNRTITFTEDFSTSGEETLVGNEGDLYVGASLNMTYALTDKLYYNESKQDMDRDTSLAVNNDGFNTTFLYTEKHIKNTLLAQLSTLYSISKSDYDVAYQKVKSGDNSISNEVLEKMNQQQLEYKANIDAWKSALVKNEANRKNAKDRKLPDGVKGVVGGNISFSSGAIYDNTISIDADTTTFDEVSVYLNGYVKVGISMHGGEANETNAGGLVTFRFNHSKNKENSTTTSTTTSYHLEDNDIGDFFSVGLAEDQVYGTPVFKTVSGSSSCPHENNTQFRHLPAMQIAGVSEQRNVPSDKPAKFEILISNRSESDETVEYAIKLDPLSNLDGAKVLVGGQDVTNKAATYYIPTGKSFKLPVEVYRGPLTSTYENLTLVIFSTCDNTLDDISEFDTLAKPKVKFNAYFQNRCSDVDLFVPGDNWVVNQSNNNQLFVAFSKYDASESSPLTTVGLQYRKINTDYENGLWQTVITVPKANLKDKYYDYTFDVSGLPDGNYELRAIAICQGVDVNYSPVYKGKIDRKSAVAFGVPSPKNGILTVADIIGITFNKDIVYADISNPVKVTLKRKDNGQLIPATFLSDGKNFEIRTIPANAINDYENVELIATIKNLTDVIGNKVADSISWSFVVNLSPVYWSPANITINAIENQQTSFGAKLINKSGTPQNFSLIKYPEWLRPTIKSSKIVAQGQENIDFELNKNLNTGTYADTVIALIDGKRQFLYVKVNVSKTPPVWTVNPSAFKYNMAVTAQFSLNQTDTLTSKDIRDKIGVFVGNECRGIAPIEYDSDANKYIAYITAYSNTAGEELTIRFWDAYPGVEYQGKELLSFVANGTIGNLTNPIILHPEGVIQTIPLKKGWTWISLNVENSDMSLKKILSSLKPTEGDIIKTLSNNNTYSQYSSKLGWVGTFDKINLYNSYMIYVAKPDTLRVLGNFMTQPANVVLNKGWNWTGYPMAINMELGTYLKNFNPSDGLKVVSQEEFAQYNAVTKTWSGSLKYLRPGKGYKIYSGTDTFTIPVIPYAPNPGEDQGNIQTAPVYNPAAPTIINNNNTTVTSTVYQNTSVNTVNYENNMSVTSVINQGGQIINNTNNRYETYVYVENKLVNIVNQVVLPDGKSVGFIPVNGDKTDDGKTVEIKVYDKVEKKEYTAKVEEPLKQQGDQITGNIDHPVILVLEGNADLKVENIVESSEVNKGENFNYIIRIKNVGKDLAVNAILKDTLDASINYISSSFANTSFNDVENVMEIQLAKLEAEAEQEIILVLKANKIGDTYLGKGNIVVNNDVNLSNNSLKPQSLRVIDNRSNSAKLLIPSLFTPNGDGINDLFEIVGVNEFYASNTLIIFNKAYNQIFKKDNYQNDWTGDNLPMGSYGYILKVKGKDGVEQVFKGYITIVY
- a CDS encoding LytR/AlgR family response regulator transcription factor, whose amino-acid sequence is MKDNINVMIVEDEAILAMDLEEKLLLEGFTIAGVADNADEALSIFKNNAVDLLLMDVSIKGDCDGIETIKRILSMREVPFIYLTAFTDAATIERAKETFPSAYLVKPFQIANLRIAIEMALNNFAVRKEVDSTPVFTLQGKEKEQSGKESILHFNGHVFIKQNYRFLKIKLEDIYYLEAENNYTNIYTVDKQYSLRLSLNAILEKLEMPGLIRVHRSYAVNLDHLTTFNDVFLNIGKNEVPLGRNYKDEFFKCFDFR